From the genome of Clostridium sp. BNL1100, one region includes:
- the nuoB gene encoding NADH-quinone oxidoreductase subunit NuoB — MYNIVKKMIQHGTVTVEYPKKNTKSTYITGIPEFDYSKCTRCGKCISACPTGAVVSVDKDGEKEKFPAVNADECIFCKFCEEACSNQAVRLSNNFELAQKSRDLLRAAPLYVRDEEINGIDYELIGKKLNEKVGKKFGRSLNIREVDAGSCNGCDYEIQALNGPYNDIERFGIHFVASPRHADMLLVTGCVSRNMEEALVKTYNATPSPKLVVAVGACACSGGLFKDSYAGRNGIDTILPVDVYIPGCPPRPQALIYGILKAIGRL; from the coding sequence ATGTATAACATAGTAAAAAAGATGATACAGCATGGTACGGTTACTGTAGAATATCCAAAAAAGAATACAAAAAGTACGTATATTACAGGTATTCCAGAATTTGATTATTCAAAATGTACACGGTGCGGTAAATGTATTTCTGCTTGTCCCACTGGGGCAGTGGTTTCGGTTGACAAGGACGGCGAAAAAGAGAAATTTCCAGCAGTAAATGCTGATGAGTGTATATTTTGTAAGTTTTGTGAAGAAGCCTGTTCAAATCAGGCCGTAAGATTATCCAATAATTTTGAGCTTGCTCAGAAAAGCAGAGATTTGCTTAGAGCTGCACCCTTATATGTCAGAGATGAAGAAATAAATGGTATTGATTATGAACTGATTGGCAAAAAGTTAAATGAAAAAGTCGGTAAGAAATTTGGAAGAAGCCTTAATATCAGAGAGGTTGACGCCGGCTCTTGTAATGGTTGTGATTATGAAATTCAGGCACTTAACGGGCCATATAACGATATTGAAAGATTTGGGATACACTTCGTTGCCTCTCCCAGACATGCAGATATGCTTCTGGTGACGGGCTGCGTTTCAAGAAATATGGAAGAAGCATTGGTCAAAACCTATAATGCGACACCATCCCCAAAACTGGTAGTAGCCGTAGGAGCCTGTGCTTGCAGTGGTGGACTTTTCAAGGACAGTTATGCAGGTAGAAATGGGATTGACACGATTTTACCAGTAGATGTATATATTCCGGGCTGCCCCCCTAGGCCTCAGGCATTAATTTATGGTATACTAAAAGCAATCGGACGATTATAA
- a CDS encoding NADH-quinone oxidoreductase subunit C, with amino-acid sequence MVSEAIFDTINRLLSTHVLESRLINENEVYFCISSSTVKEDCINVYKNIECVLVDLFANDTTPIDNKLTVYYTFAVRSSNTLVTLYSKLENDGSARIDSIALDVPAASLYEREIHDMYGIDFEGCPDSRELVHHGNFPLNVHPLKRDFKANKHLPFQQMDLEFSTITGKGVFEVPVGPVHAGIIEPGHFRFSVAGEPIINLEAKLYYVHRGLEKLCENQHYMKALLFSERISGDETFTNSLAFCHAIEKLNGITYIPERAAYSRVIFAELERICGHLGDISGLCVDTAYIFPSGQLGMMRRWIQLLNEQLTGSRFLRNTNKPGGLRRDFIRNNEKIILECINKLDKEFKETVSIIKNNGMFIDRVEHTGILENSIAVDLNVVGPAGRASSVKTDVRKEFPYDAYSKLKFNIPEHGNCDVSCRMNVKIEEVMESINIIKQVLGKMPEEGPVSVEIGELKPYSYGFGMTESPRGENIHFVMTGENNTIFRYKVRTPSFCNWPALCHAVNTNTLTDFPLINKSFNLSYAGNDL; translated from the coding sequence ATGGTTTCGGAAGCTATATTTGATACGATAAATAGACTATTATCCACTCATGTACTTGAAAGCAGGCTTATCAATGAAAATGAAGTATACTTCTGCATTTCTTCTTCCACTGTGAAGGAGGACTGCATTAATGTATATAAAAATATTGAATGTGTGCTTGTTGATTTATTTGCAAATGACACTACACCAATTGACAATAAGCTTACTGTTTATTATACATTTGCGGTAAGATCGTCAAATACGCTAGTTACACTGTATTCGAAACTTGAGAATGATGGTTCAGCAAGGATCGATTCCATAGCTTTAGATGTACCGGCTGCAAGCTTGTATGAACGTGAGATTCATGATATGTATGGGATAGATTTTGAAGGATGTCCTGACAGCAGGGAGCTGGTTCACCACGGAAATTTTCCTCTGAACGTTCACCCTTTAAAAAGGGACTTCAAAGCCAATAAACATCTTCCGTTTCAGCAAATGGATTTAGAATTTTCAACTATTACCGGTAAGGGTGTTTTTGAAGTGCCGGTGGGGCCTGTTCATGCTGGTATTATCGAGCCGGGCCATTTCCGATTCAGTGTGGCAGGGGAACCAATAATAAACCTTGAAGCAAAACTATATTATGTACACCGTGGACTTGAAAAGCTATGTGAGAACCAGCATTATATGAAGGCTCTTTTGTTTTCTGAAAGAATTTCAGGGGATGAAACATTTACTAATTCACTGGCTTTCTGCCATGCAATCGAAAAACTAAATGGCATCACATATATTCCGGAACGTGCAGCATATTCGAGAGTAATATTTGCGGAACTTGAACGTATATGTGGTCATTTAGGGGATATATCAGGACTATGTGTAGATACGGCTTATATATTTCCTTCAGGCCAGTTGGGAATGATGAGGAGATGGATACAACTTCTGAATGAACAACTTACAGGCAGCAGATTTCTCAGAAATACTAATAAACCCGGTGGTTTAAGACGTGACTTTATACGTAATAATGAGAAGATTATTCTGGAATGCATTAACAAGCTGGATAAAGAATTTAAGGAAACAGTATCTATTATAAAAAATAACGGAATGTTTATAGATAGGGTTGAGCACACTGGCATATTAGAAAATTCCATTGCGGTAGATTTGAATGTGGTCGGGCCTGCAGGGAGAGCCAGTAGTGTAAAAACCGATGTGAGAAAAGAATTCCCATACGATGCATATTCAAAACTTAAATTTAATATTCCGGAACATGGTAATTGTGACGTTAGTTGCAGAATGAATGTAAAAATAGAAGAAGTAATGGAGTCTATAAATATTATAAAGCAGGTATTGGGAAAAATGCCGGAGGAGGGGCCTGTGTCTGTTGAGATTGGAGAATTGAAGCCATATTCCTATGGTTTTGGAATGACAGAGTCTCCCAGAGGCGAAAATATACATTTTGTAATGACAGGTGAGAATAATACTATTTTCCGCTATAAAGTACGAACACCGTCTTTCTGTAACTGGCCGGCTCTTTGTCATGCGGTGAATACTAATACTTTGACGGACTTTCCGTTAATAAATAAAAGCTTTAATCTCTCGTATGCAGGAAACGATTTATAA
- a CDS encoding hydrogenase 4 subunit F, with protein MIPAFIVIPVLAGGLVWISKNKLFIHAINLIGAAGLLIISILSLIDINNNKVIASSGLFKNLFYMDSLSGYILFITTLAFFLVSLYSISYFGQELKKKVITIGKLKLYYSLSNAFVLSMILALTTRNMGVMWISIEATTLASAFLVGFYNNKRAIEAAWKYLIICSVGIAFALLGIILLFYSSTVKLGGARISGLDWSYLIKYAVALDPSILKIAFIFILIGFGTKVGFSPMHTWLPDAHSQAPSPVSALLSGVLLNTAMYGVIRVMSIVNKCLGSSNYTGNLLILLSILSIGTAAVFILVQQDYKRILAYSSIEHMGIIALGLGICTPVSIFAALYHIFNHAMTKLMLFLATGNVYLKHHTKKISSIHGLIKTMPVTGIVFVLGTFAITGMPPFGVFMSEFNTVVGTLFSKKYLVTALLLIFLSMVFAGFTKQLGKMFYGKNSNPEIKQGELDIIGPAVLIILLCITVLAGIYIPTPFKELMDNTTNIILGIGG; from the coding sequence ATGATTCCGGCATTTATAGTTATACCGGTACTGGCAGGTGGGCTGGTATGGATTAGTAAAAATAAATTATTTATACATGCTATAAATTTAATTGGGGCAGCAGGATTACTGATAATATCAATCCTTTCACTTATTGATATTAATAATAACAAGGTGATCGCAAGCTCTGGTTTATTCAAAAATCTTTTCTATATGGACTCACTAAGCGGCTACATATTGTTTATAACTACACTGGCATTCTTTTTAGTTTCTCTCTACTCAATAAGTTATTTTGGACAGGAATTGAAGAAAAAGGTTATTACAATTGGTAAGCTAAAGTTATATTATTCATTATCCAATGCATTTGTACTGTCAATGATATTGGCTTTAACTACTCGTAATATGGGAGTCATGTGGATTTCAATTGAGGCCACTACTCTGGCTTCTGCGTTTTTGGTTGGTTTTTACAATAATAAGCGTGCAATCGAAGCTGCTTGGAAGTACCTTATTATTTGCTCGGTTGGTATTGCGTTTGCCCTGCTTGGAATTATACTCCTGTTTTACTCGTCAACTGTTAAATTGGGAGGAGCAAGGATTTCGGGACTTGATTGGAGTTATCTTATCAAATATGCGGTTGCACTTGACCCGAGTATTTTAAAAATCGCATTTATTTTTATATTAATAGGTTTCGGTACAAAGGTTGGTTTTTCACCTATGCATACATGGCTTCCGGATGCTCACAGCCAGGCACCTTCCCCTGTAAGTGCACTTTTATCCGGAGTATTGCTCAATACAGCAATGTATGGGGTAATAAGGGTTATGTCCATTGTGAATAAATGTCTGGGAAGCAGTAATTACACCGGAAATCTGCTGATTTTACTGAGCATACTTTCAATTGGTACCGCAGCTGTATTCATACTGGTTCAGCAGGACTATAAACGTATATTGGCTTATTCCAGTATAGAACATATGGGAATCATTGCTTTAGGTCTTGGAATTTGTACGCCGGTAAGCATTTTTGCGGCACTTTACCATATCTTTAATCACGCAATGACAAAATTGATGTTGTTTCTGGCAACGGGAAATGTTTATTTAAAGCATCACACCAAAAAGATTTCCAGTATTCATGGTCTTATAAAAACAATGCCTGTAACAGGAATTGTTTTTGTCCTTGGTACTTTTGCAATAACCGGTATGCCTCCTTTTGGTGTGTTTATGAGTGAATTTAATACTGTTGTGGGAACACTGTTTTCAAAAAAATACCTGGTAACGGCTTTGCTTTTAATATTTCTTTCAATGGTTTTTGCCGGATTTACAAAACAGTTGGGAAAAATGTTTTATGGTAAAAATAGCAACCCTGAAATAAAACAGGGGGAACTGGATATTATCGGGCCGGCGGTACTTATTATTCTTTTATGTATTACGGTTTTGGCAGGGATATATATTCCGACGCCTTTCAAAGAGTTAATGGACAATACAACCAATATAATACTGGGAATTGGGGGTTAG
- a CDS encoding hydrogenase — translation MYNNALNLLAILILISSFTLVANKRQNAYITTFRLQSLLLALISLIISVKSMVETKKFDEVIFIFLLIVVFKVVVIPMAMRRTSDRVEYKVEKDFFINIPISMLICCGLVVLCWYVVHNVEGITNPTTENYLIYSLSVVMIGLFFMISRKKALGQIIGFLVIENGLFLAAMMTTDGMPMIVELGLFFDLLTAFLIMGIFVFKINSTFDSIDVNKLKHLKG, via the coding sequence ATGTACAATAATGCTTTAAACCTTTTAGCAATTCTTATATTGATTTCGTCTTTTACGCTTGTGGCAAATAAGCGTCAAAATGCCTATATTACAACATTCAGACTTCAGTCACTCCTACTTGCTTTGATTTCACTGATTATATCAGTAAAAAGTATGGTTGAGACAAAGAAGTTCGATGAGGTTATTTTTATTTTTTTGTTGATTGTAGTATTTAAAGTAGTAGTAATTCCAATGGCTATGAGAAGAACCTCCGACAGGGTGGAATACAAGGTAGAAAAGGATTTTTTTATAAATATTCCTATTTCAATGCTTATATGCTGCGGACTGGTTGTTCTTTGTTGGTATGTCGTTCATAATGTAGAAGGTATTACAAATCCCACAACAGAAAATTATCTTATTTATTCTTTATCCGTTGTGATGATTGGATTATTCTTCATGATAAGCAGAAAAAAGGCATTGGGACAGATTATTGGATTTCTTGTAATCGAAAATGGATTGTTTCTGGCTGCAATGATGACTACTGATGGAATGCCGATGATTGTTGAACTTGGTCTTTTCTTTGATTTATTAACTGCGTTTTTGATTATGGGCATATTTGTTTTTAAAATTAATAGCACGTTTGATTCAATAGATGTAAACAAACTAAAGCATTTAAAAGGTTAA
- a CDS encoding NADH-quinone oxidoreductase subunit H, which yields MFVSILKFIFQMFFILLIAPLFTGVIRKIKSKIQHKIGASIFQPYYDLIKLLKKDLVISSTSSWIYNVAPYVYFITSLAAAMCLPIVYQFKGFSFYTDLLVIVYLLVAGRIFMALAGLDTGSTFGGMGSSRELLVSALVEPALFLIIITVGANPEIASTSVFSIYDYAVNNSSSTFSTINILLFAAMLMVMIAESSRIPVDDPSTHLELTMVHEAMTLEYSGRHLAFIEMGTYIKQLVFMTFMANILIPVGLNMENILVGLGIYLLKLIIITFLVGFIEINTVKFRLFSLPNYAAIALIIAILGFLTRFVLR from the coding sequence ATGTTTGTGTCAATATTAAAGTTTATTTTTCAAATGTTTTTTATACTTTTAATAGCTCCGCTATTTACCGGAGTAATAAGGAAAATCAAATCAAAAATACAGCATAAAATAGGTGCTTCAATTTTTCAACCCTATTATGATCTGATAAAGCTATTAAAAAAAGATTTGGTGATATCAAGCACTTCTTCATGGATTTACAATGTGGCACCATATGTTTATTTTATAACTTCCCTTGCTGCAGCTATGTGCTTGCCTATAGTATACCAGTTTAAAGGGTTTTCCTTTTATACTGATCTTCTGGTAATAGTTTATCTTTTGGTAGCCGGACGTATTTTTATGGCTTTGGCAGGGCTGGACACCGGAAGTACCTTCGGAGGTATGGGAAGCAGTAGGGAATTGCTGGTTTCAGCTTTGGTTGAACCTGCGCTCTTTCTTATTATTATTACAGTAGGCGCAAACCCAGAGATTGCTTCAACAAGTGTTTTTTCAATATATGATTATGCAGTAAATAACAGCTCTAGTACTTTTTCAACAATAAATATATTGTTGTTTGCAGCCATGCTGATGGTAATGATTGCAGAGTCATCTAGGATTCCGGTTGATGACCCTTCAACACATCTTGAGCTTACCATGGTCCACGAAGCAATGACTTTGGAATACTCGGGTAGGCATCTGGCTTTTATTGAAATGGGTACATATATAAAGCAATTGGTATTTATGACATTTATGGCTAACATATTAATTCCTGTTGGTTTAAACATGGAAAATATATTAGTTGGACTTGGTATATATCTATTGAAATTAATAATAATTACCTTTTTAGTTGGTTTTATTGAGATTAATACAGTCAAATTCAGGCTTTTCAGTCTTCCCAACTATGCTGCAATTGCTCTCATTATTGCTATTTTAGGTTTTTTAACCCGCTTTGTTTTAAGATAA
- a CDS encoding hydrogenase 4 subunit B: MSSNQIAVFFIVSVILYITGALTSLASFSSSKWSNRLSNTFALLASSLITFLMIYKLIYSRDVSININFNTNIPFLTIKFNIDNLSAFFIMIISIIALIVSLFSYTYMSHYFSKKNIFIFGCLYNLFIVSMVLLVSSSNLLLFLVFWELMSLVSFFLVIFEHEKEDVQKAGRIYIIMTYTGTACITAAFVLIAAYTGSFNFTSINLQSIPQGAANIIFLLLLIGFGTKAGIIPVHIWLPYAHPVAPSNISALMSGVMIKMAVYGLIRFIFNILPVGDLWWGVVVLCTGIASALIGITYSIASTTNIKRLLAYSSIENMGIILAGLGIMLIARASGNYFLLSLSLMATLLHTLNHAVFKSLLFMGAGAVQYSAHTKNMEKLGGLIKKMPIASVFIFIGCLSISAVPPFNGFISEYMIFRTIISSISHFAPSQSFLLVVVLMVAAAALALTGALVAFCFVKFFGISFLGMPRSKEAENAREPGKPMLVALASAAVLCLLLGIFPNYAIRLLDSVGSQLIDIEMLATDWSLLSPRYYPVDNNSLSISTGLIAILLVVLGALLLLVIMALRKRTSVERYNTWDCGFTKLNSKMQYSATGFSKSLRIIFRGLFKPTRDLEITEGIAPYHIKAGIYTTSTVKFFEKYLYQPVVRTIIYFSRKIRFTVQTGSIHAYLMYFFGIMVLMLLYYSFTA, encoded by the coding sequence ATGTCGTCAAATCAAATAGCAGTGTTCTTCATAGTAAGTGTAATTTTGTATATAACCGGAGCATTGACATCTCTAGCATCATTCTCAAGTTCAAAGTGGTCCAACAGATTGTCAAATACCTTTGCACTTTTAGCAAGTAGCTTAATTACATTCTTAATGATTTACAAGTTGATATATTCCAGAGACGTATCAATAAATATAAATTTTAATACAAATATTCCTTTTTTAACTATAAAATTTAATATTGATAATCTATCTGCATTTTTTATAATGATTATTTCAATAATAGCACTTATTGTTTCGTTATTCTCATATACATATATGTCCCACTACTTTTCCAAAAAAAATATATTTATTTTCGGTTGTTTGTACAACCTGTTTATTGTTTCAATGGTTCTTTTGGTCTCAAGCAGTAACCTGCTGCTTTTCTTGGTTTTTTGGGAGTTGATGTCTCTTGTTTCTTTTTTTCTCGTTATATTTGAGCATGAAAAAGAGGATGTTCAGAAAGCCGGCAGGATATACATTATAATGACTTATACCGGAACAGCTTGTATTACGGCAGCCTTTGTTTTGATTGCAGCGTATACAGGCAGTTTTAATTTTACATCAATTAATTTACAATCCATACCTCAAGGTGCTGCTAATATCATTTTTCTTCTATTATTAATTGGGTTTGGAACCAAAGCAGGTATTATTCCTGTTCATATCTGGTTGCCATATGCCCACCCGGTGGCTCCAAGCAATATATCAGCTTTGATGTCGGGAGTCATGATAAAGATGGCTGTTTATGGCCTTATAAGATTTATTTTTAACATTCTTCCTGTTGGAGATTTGTGGTGGGGAGTAGTAGTCCTTTGCACAGGTATTGCTTCAGCATTAATCGGAATTACATATTCTATCGCTTCTACCACAAATATTAAAAGGTTATTGGCATATTCCAGCATAGAAAATATGGGGATTATTTTGGCAGGTCTTGGAATAATGCTTATTGCAAGAGCTTCGGGTAATTATTTTCTGCTCTCGCTGTCCTTAATGGCAACACTTCTGCATACATTGAATCACGCAGTTTTCAAATCACTGCTTTTCATGGGTGCAGGTGCAGTTCAATATTCAGCGCATACCAAAAATATGGAGAAACTGGGCGGGTTAATAAAAAAAATGCCTATAGCCTCAGTGTTTATTTTCATAGGTTGCCTTTCTATTTCTGCAGTACCGCCCTTTAACGGCTTCATAAGCGAATATATGATTTTTAGGACGATTATTAGCAGTATCAGCCATTTTGCACCATCCCAAAGCTTCCTGCTGGTTGTAGTCCTAATGGTTGCTGCAGCTGCACTTGCTTTAACCGGGGCTTTGGTTGCATTCTGTTTTGTTAAATTTTTCGGTATTAGCTTTTTGGGAATGCCAAGAAGTAAAGAGGCTGAAAATGCCAGGGAACCGGGAAAGCCTATGCTTGTGGCACTTGCATCAGCAGCAGTGCTCTGTCTGTTGCTTGGTATTTTCCCCAATTATGCCATAAGACTTCTAGACAGTGTTGGCAGCCAATTGATTGATATAGAGATGTTAGCAACAGACTGGTCGCTATTGTCACCCCGGTATTACCCGGTGGATAACAACAGTTTAAGCATATCTACGGGTCTTATTGCTATTTTGCTGGTAGTATTGGGAGCTTTGTTATTATTAGTGATAATGGCACTAAGAAAAAGAACCTCCGTTGAACGTTATAATACGTGGGATTGCGGATTTACAAAACTAAATTCTAAAATGCAGTATTCTGCTACAGGATTTTCTAAATCTTTGAGAATTATATTCAGAGGATTATTTAAACCTACAAGGGACTTAGAAATAACAGAAGGAATTGCACCTTATCATATTAAAGCGGGCATATATACAACATCTACAGTGAAATTTTTTGAAAAATACCTATATCAACCTGTTGTCAGAACTATAATTTATTTTTCAAGGAAAATCCGTTTTACTGTTCAGACAGGGAGTATACATGCCTATTTAATGTATTTCTTTGGGATTATGGTGCTTATGCTTTTATACTATTCATTTACGGCATGA
- a CDS encoding LysM peptidoglycan-binding domain-containing protein produces MARKKYVLKNKKRFLSFLFFTLFITFTLIYTVTVAGFTDKQYITVTVGKGDSLWSIASKYGGNTDIRKKIYLIKKINHMNSSDLSENVSLLVPVDK; encoded by the coding sequence ATGGCAAGAAAAAAATATGTTTTAAAAAATAAGAAGAGATTTTTAAGTTTTTTGTTCTTTACTCTATTTATTACATTTACTTTGATTTATACAGTCACAGTGGCAGGTTTTACTGATAAACAATACATTACGGTTACGGTAGGAAAGGGTGATTCCTTATGGTCTATAGCCTCGAAGTACGGTGGTAATACTGATATCAGAAAGAAGATATATTTAATAAAAAAGATAAATCATATGAATTCAAGTGATTTAAGTGAGAACGTATCTCTACTGGTACCGGTCGACAAATAA
- the lexA gene encoding transcriptional repressor LexA, with product MAKKNSNKQQEILDYVYKCVHENGYPPSVREICSAVGFKSTSTVHSYLQKLIDSGLLQKDPTKPRAIKILNKTNQVKESRTSKDGYYTSREMVDVPVVGRVTAGQPILAVENITDTFPLPVDFVQNSDAFMLRIQGESMVEAGILDKDFVLVRQQSSANNGDIVVALIGDEATCKTFYREKDYIRLQPQNSSMEPIIVKDDLSILGKVIGVFRRM from the coding sequence ATGGCAAAAAAGAATTCTAACAAACAACAGGAAATTCTTGATTATGTTTATAAATGTGTTCATGAAAATGGTTATCCGCCTTCTGTAAGGGAAATATGTTCAGCGGTAGGTTTTAAGTCAACTTCTACGGTACATTCCTATCTGCAAAAGCTTATTGATAGCGGACTTCTTCAAAAGGATCCTACTAAACCAAGAGCAATCAAAATTTTAAATAAAACAAACCAGGTTAAAGAAAGCCGTACCAGTAAAGATGGGTATTATACGTCCCGTGAAATGGTGGATGTTCCGGTTGTGGGAAGAGTTACTGCAGGCCAGCCTATTCTTGCCGTTGAAAACATTACGGATACTTTTCCCCTCCCTGTAGATTTCGTACAAAACAGCGATGCATTTATGCTCAGAATTCAAGGTGAGAGTATGGTAGAAGCAGGAATACTTGACAAGGACTTTGTACTTGTAAGACAGCAGTCTTCTGCCAATAATGGAGACATTGTTGTAGCCTTGATTGGCGATGAGGCCACTTGTAAAACCTTTTATCGTGAAAAAGACTACATAAGGCTTCAACCGCAGAACAGCAGTATGGAACCAATTATTGTAAAAGATGATTTGTCAATTCTAGGAAAAGTAATTGGTGTATTCAGACGAATGTAG
- the hfq gene encoding RNA chaperone Hfq, with translation MVKNTINLQDIFLNQVRKEHIAVTIYLTNGFQLKGMVKGFDNFTVVLDSDGKQQLVYKHAISTISPMKSVNLIFNEQGKE, from the coding sequence TTGGTAAAGAATACTATTAATTTGCAGGACATTTTTTTGAATCAGGTAAGAAAGGAACACATTGCTGTTACTATCTATCTTACAAATGGGTTTCAATTAAAGGGTATGGTTAAGGGGTTTGATAATTTCACTGTGGTTCTTGACAGTGACGGAAAGCAGCAGTTAGTATACAAGCATGCAATTTCCACTATAAGTCCAATGAAATCGGTGAATCTTATTTTTAATGAGCAGGGAAAAGAATAA
- the miaA gene encoding tRNA (adenosine(37)-N6)-dimethylallyltransferase MiaA — MNRVIVIVGPTASGKTNLSIELAKRMNGEIISADSMQIYKYMDIGTAKPTKEEMQGIKHYLIDEVLPNGDFNVVRFKELAEKYIDIILEKGKQPIVAGGTGLYTSSLINNINFSESESDWELRETLKKETEELGPEHLHKKLQEVDPDSAMNIHPNNIKRVIRALEVYYQTQKPISYHNEISRSIPPRYQFVLVGLNMDRQVLYERINKRVDIMIQNGLVDEVKRLVDLGYADSIISMQGIGYKEILEFLRNNITLEQAIENIKQGTRRYAKRQITWFKRINGIKWFNIDNSGNNINVINEIFEYVKG, encoded by the coding sequence ATGAACCGAGTTATAGTAATAGTTGGCCCTACTGCATCAGGAAAAACAAATTTATCAATTGAGCTTGCAAAAAGAATGAATGGAGAAATTATTTCTGCTGATTCCATGCAGATTTACAAATATATGGATATTGGAACTGCAAAACCAACCAAGGAAGAAATGCAGGGTATAAAACATTATCTTATTGATGAAGTACTTCCCAATGGGGACTTTAATGTTGTAAGGTTTAAGGAACTGGCCGAAAAATATATAGACATCATTCTTGAAAAGGGTAAGCAGCCAATTGTAGCAGGGGGCACAGGACTTTATACCAGTTCTTTGATAAACAATATTAACTTTAGTGAAAGTGAAAGCGACTGGGAACTTAGAGAAACTTTAAAAAAAGAGACAGAAGAATTAGGTCCTGAGCATCTCCATAAAAAGTTACAGGAAGTTGACCCGGATTCAGCTATGAATATTCACCCCAATAACATAAAAAGAGTAATAAGAGCTTTGGAAGTGTACTATCAGACACAAAAGCCTATTTCTTATCATAATGAGATATCAAGGAGTATACCTCCCAGATACCAATTTGTTCTTGTAGGTTTGAATATGGACAGGCAGGTTTTATATGAACGAATAAATAAAAGAGTGGACATTATGATACAAAATGGTCTTGTAGATGAAGTAAAAAGGCTTGTAGACCTTGGTTATGCCGATAGCATAATTTCCATGCAGGGCATTGGATATAAAGAAATACTGGAATTTTTGAGAAATAATATAACACTTGAGCAGGCAATCGAAAACATAAAACAGGGAACCAGAAGATATGCAAAAAGACAGATTACATGGTTTAAGAGAATTAACGGAATTAAATGGTTTAATATAGATAATTCTGGAAATAATATAAATGTAATAAATGAGATTTTTGAATACGTAAAAGGCTAA